In Antennarius striatus isolate MH-2024 chromosome 10, ASM4005453v1, whole genome shotgun sequence, one DNA window encodes the following:
- the ccdc69 gene encoding coiled-coil domain-containing protein 69 isoform X7 — protein MGCTQSKKKSKDKPGEKKQKSSHQDEGGRWASPQQDVYLEKQVERLEWQLRTLKDVLSANGDPERAELLKHRPDEEACSLVLSILDKVKAETTADLNAAHEQKSKAATEEHQRLLGGSRFTWRWGDVVRPGGGGDITNTCDDVILLPVCRAAAETPAGEAPAGGGASGGGGGAKGRGRGAGGGATGLPGAAEEGGGVVLQEEPAEEHPGARQPWCILGVRAGVPAVRHRDEERARSGAEQEAAADERPDGEEPDAGGPDGPGAAAERGPPCADRRLPGAHPTVTTLMSSATRL, from the exons ATGGGCTGCACGCAGAGCAAG aagaaaagcaaagacaaaCCAGGAGAGAAGAAGCAGAAGTCGAGTCATCAGGATGAAGGAG GTCGGTGGGCGTCGCCCCAGCAGGACGTCTACCTGGAGAAGCAGGTGGAGCGTCTGGAATGGCAGCTGAGGACGCTGAAGGACGTGCTGTCGGCCAATGGGGATCCGGAGAGGGCGGAGCTCCTGAAGCACCGCCCCGACGAGGAGGCGTGTTCTCTGGTCCTGAGCATCCTGGACAAG GTGAAGGCGGAGACGACGGCCGACCTGAACGCCGCTCACGAGCAGAAGAGCAAAGCCGCCACAGAGGAACACCAGAGGCTTCTGGGAGGTAGCCGTTTCACCTGGCGGTGGGGGGATGTGGTCAGACCTGGGGGGGGCGGTGACATCACTAAcacctgtgatgatgtcatcctgctcCCTGTTTGCagagctgcagcagaaacaccagCAGGAGAAGCTCCAGCTGGGGGAGGAGCGTCGGGAGGCGGAGGCGGAGCTAAAG GCAGAGGTCGAGGCGCTGGGGGCGGAGCTACAGGCCTACCGGGAGCTGCAGAGGAGGGTGGAGGAGTCGTCCTTCAAGAAGAACCTGCAGAGGAACATCCAG GCGCACGGCAGCcctggtgcattctgggagtcCGAGCAGGAGTCCCTGCTGTTCGTCATCGAGATGAAGAGCGAGCGCGTTCAGGAGCagaacaggaagctgcagcaGATGAACGTCCTG acgGAGAGGAACCTGACGCTGGAGGACCAGACGGTCCTGGTGCTGCAGCAGAACGAGGACCTCCGTGTGCGGATCGACGGCTGCCAGGCGCTCATCCG ACTGTAACGACTTTGATGTCTTCTGCCACCAGACTGTAA
- the ccdc69 gene encoding coiled-coil domain-containing protein 69 isoform X1 has translation MGCTQSKKKSKDKPGEKKQKSSHQDEGGRWASPQQDVYLEKQVERLEWQLRTLKDVLSANGDPERAELLKHRPDEEACSLVLSILDKVKAETTADLNAAHEQKSKAATEEHQRLLGGSRFTWRWGDVVRPGGGGDITNTCDDVILLPVCRAAAETPAGEAPAGGGASGGGGGAKGRGRGAGGGATGLPGAAEEGGGVVLQEEPAEEHPGARQPWCILGVRAGVPAVRHRDEERARSGAEQEAAADERPDGEEPDAGGPDGPGAAAERGPPCADRRLPGAHPEDVHGAAGPPGGAGEAGSAEPEPDPGEGGASVPPEARRGGAGPPAGPGPGRRPPVTRRGPDPVRL, from the exons ATGGGCTGCACGCAGAGCAAG aagaaaagcaaagacaaaCCAGGAGAGAAGAAGCAGAAGTCGAGTCATCAGGATGAAGGAG GTCGGTGGGCGTCGCCCCAGCAGGACGTCTACCTGGAGAAGCAGGTGGAGCGTCTGGAATGGCAGCTGAGGACGCTGAAGGACGTGCTGTCGGCCAATGGGGATCCGGAGAGGGCGGAGCTCCTGAAGCACCGCCCCGACGAGGAGGCGTGTTCTCTGGTCCTGAGCATCCTGGACAAG GTGAAGGCGGAGACGACGGCCGACCTGAACGCCGCTCACGAGCAGAAGAGCAAAGCCGCCACAGAGGAACACCAGAGGCTTCTGGGAGGTAGCCGTTTCACCTGGCGGTGGGGGGATGTGGTCAGACCTGGGGGGGGCGGTGACATCACTAAcacctgtgatgatgtcatcctgctcCCTGTTTGCagagctgcagcagaaacaccagCAGGAGAAGCTCCAGCTGGGGGAGGAGCGTCGGGAGGCGGAGGCGGAGCTAAAG GCAGAGGTCGAGGCGCTGGGGGCGGAGCTACAGGCCTACCGGGAGCTGCAGAGGAGGGTGGAGGAGTCGTCCTTCAAGAAGAACCTGCAGAGGAACATCCAG GCGCACGGCAGCcctggtgcattctgggagtcCGAGCAGGAGTCCCTGCTGTTCGTCATCGAGATGAAGAGCGAGCGCGTTCAGGAGCagaacaggaagctgcagcaGATGAACGTCCTG acgGAGAGGAACCTGACGCTGGAGGACCAGACGGTCCTGGTGCTGCAGCAGAACGAGGACCTCCGTGTGCGGATCGACGGCTGCCAGGCGCTCATCCG GAGGATGTCCACGGAGCAGCGGGACCTCCAGGCGGCGCTGGAGAAGCAGGTTCTGCAGAACCGGAGCCTGACCCGGGAGAAGGAGGAGCTTCTGTTCCGCCTGAAGCACGGCGAGGGGGGGCCGGTCCACCTGCCGGTCCTGGTCCAGGACGTCGCCCCCCGGTGACCCGGAGGGGGCCCGACCCGGTTCGGTTGTAG
- the ccdc69 gene encoding coiled-coil domain-containing protein 69 isoform X4 has translation MGCTQSKKKSKDKPGEKKQKSSHQDEGGRWASPQQDVYLEKQVERLEWQLRTLKDVLSANGDPERAELLKHRPDEEACSLVLSILDKVKAETTADLNAAHEQKSKAATEEHQRLLGGSRFTWRWGDVVRPGGGGDITNTCDDVILLPVCRAAAETPAGEAPAGGGASGGGGGAKGRGRGAGGGATGLPGAAEEGGGVVLQEEPAEEHPGARQPWCILGVRAGVPAVRHRDEERARSGAEQEAAADERPDGEEPDAGGPDGPGAAAERGPPCADRRLPGAHPVRVPHAVSSSSSRPQLLLLTPSAPPPHATRQKTIGHAH, from the exons ATGGGCTGCACGCAGAGCAAG aagaaaagcaaagacaaaCCAGGAGAGAAGAAGCAGAAGTCGAGTCATCAGGATGAAGGAG GTCGGTGGGCGTCGCCCCAGCAGGACGTCTACCTGGAGAAGCAGGTGGAGCGTCTGGAATGGCAGCTGAGGACGCTGAAGGACGTGCTGTCGGCCAATGGGGATCCGGAGAGGGCGGAGCTCCTGAAGCACCGCCCCGACGAGGAGGCGTGTTCTCTGGTCCTGAGCATCCTGGACAAG GTGAAGGCGGAGACGACGGCCGACCTGAACGCCGCTCACGAGCAGAAGAGCAAAGCCGCCACAGAGGAACACCAGAGGCTTCTGGGAGGTAGCCGTTTCACCTGGCGGTGGGGGGATGTGGTCAGACCTGGGGGGGGCGGTGACATCACTAAcacctgtgatgatgtcatcctgctcCCTGTTTGCagagctgcagcagaaacaccagCAGGAGAAGCTCCAGCTGGGGGAGGAGCGTCGGGAGGCGGAGGCGGAGCTAAAG GCAGAGGTCGAGGCGCTGGGGGCGGAGCTACAGGCCTACCGGGAGCTGCAGAGGAGGGTGGAGGAGTCGTCCTTCAAGAAGAACCTGCAGAGGAACATCCAG GCGCACGGCAGCcctggtgcattctgggagtcCGAGCAGGAGTCCCTGCTGTTCGTCATCGAGATGAAGAGCGAGCGCGTTCAGGAGCagaacaggaagctgcagcaGATGAACGTCCTG acgGAGAGGAACCTGACGCTGGAGGACCAGACGGTCCTGGTGCTGCAGCAGAACGAGGACCTCCGTGTGCGGATCGACGGCTGCCAGGCGCTCATCCGGTACGTGTCCCTCACGccgtcagctcctcctcctcacgccctcagctcctcctcctcacgccGTCAGCTCCTCCTCCCCACGCCACCCGTCAGAAGACCATTGGCCACGCCCACTAA
- the ccdc69 gene encoding coiled-coil domain-containing protein 69 isoform X6, whose protein sequence is MGCTQSKKKSKDKPGEKKQKSSHQDEGGRWASPQQDVYLEKQVERLEWQLRTLKDVLSANGDPERAELLKHRPDEEACSLVLSILDKVKAETTADLNAAHEQKSKAATEEHQRLLGELQQKHQQEKLQLGEERREAEAELKAEVEALGAELQAYRELQRRVEESSFKKNLQRNIQAHGSPGAFWESEQESLLFVIEMKSERVQEQNRKLQQMNVLTERNLTLEDQTVLVLQQNEDLRVRIDGCQALIRRMSTEQRDLQAALEKQVLQNRSLTREKEELLFRLKHGEGGPVHLPVLVQDVAPR, encoded by the exons ATGGGCTGCACGCAGAGCAAG aagaaaagcaaagacaaaCCAGGAGAGAAGAAGCAGAAGTCGAGTCATCAGGATGAAGGAG GTCGGTGGGCGTCGCCCCAGCAGGACGTCTACCTGGAGAAGCAGGTGGAGCGTCTGGAATGGCAGCTGAGGACGCTGAAGGACGTGCTGTCGGCCAATGGGGATCCGGAGAGGGCGGAGCTCCTGAAGCACCGCCCCGACGAGGAGGCGTGTTCTCTGGTCCTGAGCATCCTGGACAAG GTGAAGGCGGAGACGACGGCCGACCTGAACGCCGCTCACGAGCAGAAGAGCAAAGCCGCCACAGAGGAACACCAGAGGCTTCTGGGAG agctgcagcagaaacaccagCAGGAGAAGCTCCAGCTGGGGGAGGAGCGTCGGGAGGCGGAGGCGGAGCTAAAG GCAGAGGTCGAGGCGCTGGGGGCGGAGCTACAGGCCTACCGGGAGCTGCAGAGGAGGGTGGAGGAGTCGTCCTTCAAGAAGAACCTGCAGAGGAACATCCAG GCGCACGGCAGCcctggtgcattctgggagtcCGAGCAGGAGTCCCTGCTGTTCGTCATCGAGATGAAGAGCGAGCGCGTTCAGGAGCagaacaggaagctgcagcaGATGAACGTCCTG acgGAGAGGAACCTGACGCTGGAGGACCAGACGGTCCTGGTGCTGCAGCAGAACGAGGACCTCCGTGTGCGGATCGACGGCTGCCAGGCGCTCATCCG GAGGATGTCCACGGAGCAGCGGGACCTCCAGGCGGCGCTGGAGAAGCAGGTTCTGCAGAACCGGAGCCTGACCCGGGAGAAGGAGGAGCTTCTGTTCCGCCTGAAGCACGGCGAGGGGGGGCCGGTCCACCTGCCGGTCCTGGTCCAGGACGTCGCCCCCCGGTGA
- the ccdc69 gene encoding coiled-coil domain-containing protein 69 isoform X3 has translation MGCTQSKKKSKDKPGEKKQKSSHQDEGGRWASPQQDVYLEKQVERLEWQLRTLKDVLSANGDPERAELLKHRPDEEACSLVLSILDKVKAETTADLNAAHEQKSKAATEEHQRLLGGSRFTWRWGDVVRPGGGGDITNTCDDVILLPVCRAAAETPAGEAPAGGGASGGGGGAKEVEALGAELQAYRELQRRVEESSFKKNLQRNIQAHGSPGAFWESEQESLLFVIEMKSERVQEQNRKLQQMNVLTERNLTLEDQTVLVLQQNEDLRVRIDGCQALIRRMSTEQRDLQAALEKQVLQNRSLTREKEELLFRLKHGEGGPVHLPVLVQDVAPR, from the exons ATGGGCTGCACGCAGAGCAAG aagaaaagcaaagacaaaCCAGGAGAGAAGAAGCAGAAGTCGAGTCATCAGGATGAAGGAG GTCGGTGGGCGTCGCCCCAGCAGGACGTCTACCTGGAGAAGCAGGTGGAGCGTCTGGAATGGCAGCTGAGGACGCTGAAGGACGTGCTGTCGGCCAATGGGGATCCGGAGAGGGCGGAGCTCCTGAAGCACCGCCCCGACGAGGAGGCGTGTTCTCTGGTCCTGAGCATCCTGGACAAG GTGAAGGCGGAGACGACGGCCGACCTGAACGCCGCTCACGAGCAGAAGAGCAAAGCCGCCACAGAGGAACACCAGAGGCTTCTGGGAGGTAGCCGTTTCACCTGGCGGTGGGGGGATGTGGTCAGACCTGGGGGGGGCGGTGACATCACTAAcacctgtgatgatgtcatcctgctcCCTGTTTGCagagctgcagcagaaacaccagCAGGAGAAGCTCCAGCTGGGGGAGGAGCGTCGGGAGGCGGAGGCGGAGCTAAAG AGGTCGAGGCGCTGGGGGCGGAGCTACAGGCCTACCGGGAGCTGCAGAGGAGGGTGGAGGAGTCGTCCTTCAAGAAGAACCTGCAGAGGAACATCCAG GCGCACGGCAGCcctggtgcattctgggagtcCGAGCAGGAGTCCCTGCTGTTCGTCATCGAGATGAAGAGCGAGCGCGTTCAGGAGCagaacaggaagctgcagcaGATGAACGTCCTG acgGAGAGGAACCTGACGCTGGAGGACCAGACGGTCCTGGTGCTGCAGCAGAACGAGGACCTCCGTGTGCGGATCGACGGCTGCCAGGCGCTCATCCG GAGGATGTCCACGGAGCAGCGGGACCTCCAGGCGGCGCTGGAGAAGCAGGTTCTGCAGAACCGGAGCCTGACCCGGGAGAAGGAGGAGCTTCTGTTCCGCCTGAAGCACGGCGAGGGGGGGCCGGTCCACCTGCCGGTCCTGGTCCAGGACGTCGCCCCCCGGTGA
- the ccdc69 gene encoding coiled-coil domain-containing protein 69 isoform X5: MGCTQSKKKSKDKPGEKKQKSSHQDEGGRWASPQQDVYLEKQVERLEWQLRTLKDVLSANGDPERAELLKHRPDEEACSLVLSILDKVKAETTADLNAAHEQKSKAATEEHQRLLGELQQKHQQEKLQLGEERREAEAELKAEVEALGAELQAYRELQRRVEESSFKKNLQRNIQAHGSPGAFWESEQESLLFVIEMKSERVQEQNRKLQQMNVLTERNLTLEDQTVLVLQQNEDLRVRIDGCQALIRYVSLTPSAPPPHALSSSSSRRQLLLPTPPVRRPLATPTKMLQTDSSVCPELPQLPSRWRLSPH; encoded by the exons ATGGGCTGCACGCAGAGCAAG aagaaaagcaaagacaaaCCAGGAGAGAAGAAGCAGAAGTCGAGTCATCAGGATGAAGGAG GTCGGTGGGCGTCGCCCCAGCAGGACGTCTACCTGGAGAAGCAGGTGGAGCGTCTGGAATGGCAGCTGAGGACGCTGAAGGACGTGCTGTCGGCCAATGGGGATCCGGAGAGGGCGGAGCTCCTGAAGCACCGCCCCGACGAGGAGGCGTGTTCTCTGGTCCTGAGCATCCTGGACAAG GTGAAGGCGGAGACGACGGCCGACCTGAACGCCGCTCACGAGCAGAAGAGCAAAGCCGCCACAGAGGAACACCAGAGGCTTCTGGGAG agctgcagcagaaacaccagCAGGAGAAGCTCCAGCTGGGGGAGGAGCGTCGGGAGGCGGAGGCGGAGCTAAAG GCAGAGGTCGAGGCGCTGGGGGCGGAGCTACAGGCCTACCGGGAGCTGCAGAGGAGGGTGGAGGAGTCGTCCTTCAAGAAGAACCTGCAGAGGAACATCCAG GCGCACGGCAGCcctggtgcattctgggagtcCGAGCAGGAGTCCCTGCTGTTCGTCATCGAGATGAAGAGCGAGCGCGTTCAGGAGCagaacaggaagctgcagcaGATGAACGTCCTG acgGAGAGGAACCTGACGCTGGAGGACCAGACGGTCCTGGTGCTGCAGCAGAACGAGGACCTCCGTGTGCGGATCGACGGCTGCCAGGCGCTCATCCGGTACGTGTCCCTCACGccgtcagctcctcctcctcacgccctcagctcctcctcctcacgccGTCAGCTCCTCCTCCCCACGCCACCCGTCAGAAGACCATTGGCCACGCCCACTAAGATGCTACAAACAGACTCTAGCGTCTGTCCAGAGCTTCCCCAGCTCCCCAGCAGGTGGCGCCTGAGCCCACATTAA
- the ccdc69 gene encoding coiled-coil domain-containing protein 69 isoform X2: MGCTQSKKKSKDKPGEKKQKSSHQDEGGRWASPQQDVYLEKQVERLEWQLRTLKDVLSANGDPERAELLKHRPDEEACSLVLSILDKVKAETTADLNAAHEQKSKAATEEHQRLLGGSRFTWRWGDVVRPGGGGDITNTCDDVILLPVCRAAAETPAGEAPAGGGASGGGGGAKEVEALGAELQAYRELQRRVEESSFKKNLQRNIQAHGSPGAFWESEQESLLFVIEMKSERVQEQNRKLQQMNVLTERNLTLEDQTVLVLQQNEDLRVRIDGCQALIRYVSLTPSAPPPHALSSSSSRRQLLLPTPPVRRPLATPTKMLQTDSSVCPELPQLPSRWRLSPH; this comes from the exons ATGGGCTGCACGCAGAGCAAG aagaaaagcaaagacaaaCCAGGAGAGAAGAAGCAGAAGTCGAGTCATCAGGATGAAGGAG GTCGGTGGGCGTCGCCCCAGCAGGACGTCTACCTGGAGAAGCAGGTGGAGCGTCTGGAATGGCAGCTGAGGACGCTGAAGGACGTGCTGTCGGCCAATGGGGATCCGGAGAGGGCGGAGCTCCTGAAGCACCGCCCCGACGAGGAGGCGTGTTCTCTGGTCCTGAGCATCCTGGACAAG GTGAAGGCGGAGACGACGGCCGACCTGAACGCCGCTCACGAGCAGAAGAGCAAAGCCGCCACAGAGGAACACCAGAGGCTTCTGGGAGGTAGCCGTTTCACCTGGCGGTGGGGGGATGTGGTCAGACCTGGGGGGGGCGGTGACATCACTAAcacctgtgatgatgtcatcctgctcCCTGTTTGCagagctgcagcagaaacaccagCAGGAGAAGCTCCAGCTGGGGGAGGAGCGTCGGGAGGCGGAGGCGGAGCTAAAG AGGTCGAGGCGCTGGGGGCGGAGCTACAGGCCTACCGGGAGCTGCAGAGGAGGGTGGAGGAGTCGTCCTTCAAGAAGAACCTGCAGAGGAACATCCAG GCGCACGGCAGCcctggtgcattctgggagtcCGAGCAGGAGTCCCTGCTGTTCGTCATCGAGATGAAGAGCGAGCGCGTTCAGGAGCagaacaggaagctgcagcaGATGAACGTCCTG acgGAGAGGAACCTGACGCTGGAGGACCAGACGGTCCTGGTGCTGCAGCAGAACGAGGACCTCCGTGTGCGGATCGACGGCTGCCAGGCGCTCATCCGGTACGTGTCCCTCACGccgtcagctcctcctcctcacgccctcagctcctcctcctcacgccGTCAGCTCCTCCTCCCCACGCCACCCGTCAGAAGACCATTGGCCACGCCCACTAAGATGCTACAAACAGACTCTAGCGTCTGTCCAGAGCTTCCCCAGCTCCCCAGCAGGTGGCGCCTGAGCCCACATTAA
- the ccdc69 gene encoding coiled-coil domain-containing protein 69 isoform X8: MGCTQSKKKSKDKPGEKKQKSSHQDEGGRWASPQQDVYLEKQVERLEWQLRTLKDVLSANGDPERAELLKHRPDEEACSLVLSILDKVKAETTADLNAAHEQKSKAATEEHQRLLGGSRFTWRWGDVVRPGGGGDITNTCDDVILLPVCRAAAETPAGEAPAGGGASGGGGGAKEVEALGAELQAYRELQRRVEESSFKKNLQRNIQAHGSPGAFWESEQESLLFVIEMKSERVQEQNRKLQQMNVLTERNLTLEDQTVLVLQQNEDLRVRIDGCQALIRL, encoded by the exons ATGGGCTGCACGCAGAGCAAG aagaaaagcaaagacaaaCCAGGAGAGAAGAAGCAGAAGTCGAGTCATCAGGATGAAGGAG GTCGGTGGGCGTCGCCCCAGCAGGACGTCTACCTGGAGAAGCAGGTGGAGCGTCTGGAATGGCAGCTGAGGACGCTGAAGGACGTGCTGTCGGCCAATGGGGATCCGGAGAGGGCGGAGCTCCTGAAGCACCGCCCCGACGAGGAGGCGTGTTCTCTGGTCCTGAGCATCCTGGACAAG GTGAAGGCGGAGACGACGGCCGACCTGAACGCCGCTCACGAGCAGAAGAGCAAAGCCGCCACAGAGGAACACCAGAGGCTTCTGGGAGGTAGCCGTTTCACCTGGCGGTGGGGGGATGTGGTCAGACCTGGGGGGGGCGGTGACATCACTAAcacctgtgatgatgtcatcctgctcCCTGTTTGCagagctgcagcagaaacaccagCAGGAGAAGCTCCAGCTGGGGGAGGAGCGTCGGGAGGCGGAGGCGGAGCTAAAG AGGTCGAGGCGCTGGGGGCGGAGCTACAGGCCTACCGGGAGCTGCAGAGGAGGGTGGAGGAGTCGTCCTTCAAGAAGAACCTGCAGAGGAACATCCAG GCGCACGGCAGCcctggtgcattctgggagtcCGAGCAGGAGTCCCTGCTGTTCGTCATCGAGATGAAGAGCGAGCGCGTTCAGGAGCagaacaggaagctgcagcaGATGAACGTCCTG acgGAGAGGAACCTGACGCTGGAGGACCAGACGGTCCTGGTGCTGCAGCAGAACGAGGACCTCCGTGTGCGGATCGACGGCTGCCAGGCGCTCATCCG ACTGTAA
- the ccdc69 gene encoding coiled-coil domain-containing protein 69 isoform X9: protein MAAEDAEGRAVGQWGSGEGGAPEAPPRRGGVFSGPEHPGQGEGGDDGRPERRSRAEEQSRHRGTPEASGRAAAETPAGEAPAGGGASGGGGGAKEVEALGAELQAYRELQRRVEESSFKKNLQRNIQAHGSPGAFWESEQESLLFVIEMKSERVQEQNRKLQQMNVLTERNLTLEDQTVLVLQQNEDLRVRIDGCQALIRYVSLTPSAPPPHALSSSSSRRQLLLPTPPVRRPLATPTKMLQTDSSVCPELPQLPSRWRLSPH from the exons ATGGCAGCTGAGGACGCTGAAGGACGTGCTGTCGGCCAATGGGGATCCGGAGAGGGCGGAGCTCCTGAAGCACCGCCCCGACGAGGAGGCGTGTTCTCTGGTCCTGAGCATCCTGGACAAG GTGAAGGCGGAGACGACGGCCGACCTGAACGCCGCTCACGAGCAGAAGAGCAAAGCCGCCACAGAGGAACACCAGAGGCTTCTGGGAG agctgcagcagaaacaccagCAGGAGAAGCTCCAGCTGGGGGAGGAGCGTCGGGAGGCGGAGGCGGAGCTAAAG AGGTCGAGGCGCTGGGGGCGGAGCTACAGGCCTACCGGGAGCTGCAGAGGAGGGTGGAGGAGTCGTCCTTCAAGAAGAACCTGCAGAGGAACATCCAG GCGCACGGCAGCcctggtgcattctgggagtcCGAGCAGGAGTCCCTGCTGTTCGTCATCGAGATGAAGAGCGAGCGCGTTCAGGAGCagaacaggaagctgcagcaGATGAACGTCCTG acgGAGAGGAACCTGACGCTGGAGGACCAGACGGTCCTGGTGCTGCAGCAGAACGAGGACCTCCGTGTGCGGATCGACGGCTGCCAGGCGCTCATCCGGTACGTGTCCCTCACGccgtcagctcctcctcctcacgccctcagctcctcctcctcacgccGTCAGCTCCTCCTCCCCACGCCACCCGTCAGAAGACCATTGGCCACGCCCACTAAGATGCTACAAACAGACTCTAGCGTCTGTCCAGAGCTTCCCCAGCTCCCCAGCAGGTGGCGCCTGAGCCCACATTAA